One window of the Spirochaetia bacterium 38H-sp genome contains the following:
- the aspS gene encoding aspartate--tRNA ligase, whose amino-acid sequence MNTHTPFSNWKRTATCGELRASHAGSTVILNGWVHRYRDHGGIHFINLRDRYGITQVVVDNDSPQEALKIAEALKSEYCIGIKGIVRKRPDNMINPSMETGEIEVHAKELVIFSPCEVLPFTIDEKTDAREDLRLEYRYLDLRSVRMQRNIELRHKVAWHAREYLVSRGFYEIETPTFIRSTPEGARDFLVPSRLHRGKFYALPQSPQLFKQLLMVSGFDKYFQIARCYRDEDARGDRQPEFTQIDMEMSFVDQDDVLAVTEGLMAHIMGKSMDVQLKTPFPRISYHEAMEKYGSDKPDLRFGLEMQDFAPYAENSDFGVFKSVLSSGGAVRALVVPGGAAFSRKDIDELEKAAKTYKAKGLAWFKLTEEGLEGGISKFFAEQRNAIISGLGAKAGDIVLMVADKWQVCCTALGAVRNAVAKKLELIPEGSFAFCWITDFPLFEYNEDEGRWEAAHHMFTMPREEHLELLEKDPGAVRAAAYDLVCNGYELASGSIRVHDPAIQKRIFSVVGFSEEEAEKRFGFLLKAFRYGPPPHGGIAPGLDRLVMIMAGEDSIRDVIAFPKNTVGASPMDESPAEVDKAQLDELGIIIKKEEE is encoded by the coding sequence ATGAATACACATACACCATTTTCTAACTGGAAGAGAACTGCTACCTGCGGTGAGCTCAGAGCAAGTCATGCAGGCAGCACGGTAATTCTTAATGGCTGGGTACATAGATACCGTGACCACGGCGGAATACATTTTATCAATCTGCGTGACAGATACGGGATAACACAGGTTGTTGTGGACAATGATAGTCCCCAAGAGGCTCTTAAGATAGCAGAGGCTCTTAAGTCCGAGTATTGTATAGGAATAAAGGGTATAGTAAGAAAGCGGCCAGATAACATGATAAATCCTAGCATGGAGACAGGCGAGATAGAGGTGCATGCCAAAGAACTTGTGATTTTTTCTCCCTGCGAGGTTTTGCCTTTTACCATAGATGAGAAGACGGATGCAAGAGAAGATCTCAGGTTGGAGTACAGATATCTTGACCTTCGCTCTGTACGTATGCAGAGAAATATAGAATTGCGACATAAGGTTGCATGGCATGCAAGGGAATATCTTGTGAGCAGGGGCTTCTACGAGATTGAGACTCCAACTTTTATACGTTCCACGCCAGAGGGAGCTCGTGATTTCCTGGTACCATCCAGACTCCATAGAGGCAAGTTTTATGCTCTGCCGCAGTCACCACAGCTTTTTAAACAGCTGCTCATGGTTTCCGGATTTGATAAGTATTTTCAGATTGCACGGTGCTATAGGGATGAAGACGCAAGGGGTGACAGACAGCCTGAGTTTACTCAGATAGATATGGAGATGAGTTTTGTTGACCAGGACGATGTCCTCGCAGTAACAGAAGGGCTTATGGCTCACATCATGGGAAAAAGCATGGACGTGCAGCTCAAAACTCCGTTTCCGCGTATAAGCTATCATGAGGCAATGGAGAAATACGGCTCGGATAAGCCTGATTTGCGCTTTGGGCTAGAAATGCAGGATTTTGCCCCTTATGCGGAGAACTCCGATTTTGGCGTATTTAAGTCCGTGCTTTCTTCCGGCGGAGCGGTTAGAGCGCTGGTAGTTCCTGGCGGCGCAGCCTTTTCGCGCAAGGATATAGATGAGCTGGAAAAAGCTGCAAAGACCTATAAAGCAAAGGGACTTGCATGGTTTAAGCTTACAGAAGAGGGACTTGAGGGTGGTATCTCCAAGTTTTTTGCAGAGCAAAGAAATGCTATTATAAGCGGATTGGGAGCAAAGGCAGGAGATATTGTGTTAATGGTTGCGGACAAATGGCAGGTGTGCTGCACAGCTCTGGGAGCAGTAAGAAATGCAGTGGCAAAAAAACTGGAACTTATCCCAGAAGGTTCTTTTGCTTTCTGCTGGATAACTGATTTTCCGCTTTTTGAGTACAATGAGGACGAGGGACGATGGGAGGCTGCTCACCATATGTTTACCATGCCAAGAGAAGAGCATCTTGAGCTGCTTGAGAAAGATCCTGGAGCAGTAAGGGCTGCTGCATACGACCTAGTATGTAATGGCTACGAGCTTGCATCTGGCTCCATCAGGGTTCATGACCCTGCAATACAAAAGAGAATTTTTTCTGTTGTCGGATTCTCGGAGGAAGAGGCTGAGAAAAGATTTGGCTTTTTGCTCAAAGCTTTCCGCTACGGTCCTCCTCCTCATGGGGGCATAGCACCCGGCCTGGATAGACTTGTTATGATAATGGCCGGAGAAGACAGCATAAGAGATGTGATAGCATTCCCCAAGAACACCGTAGGAGCTTCCCCCATGGATGAGTCTCCGGCAGAGGTAGATAAAGCACAGCTTGATGAGTTGGGTATAATAATAAAAAAGGAAGAAGAATAG
- a CDS encoding RNA methyltransferase — protein MVRIILVEPEGPENLGMIARAMANMGHKELYVVSPACDILSSPSLKYALHARGILENAIIVSALEDALLDCDISFALTRRQGQYRQPDVYLPELGNILTGLEARKLGFIFGRERNGLLAEEVMLCDMILTIPSSSDYPSLNLAQAVMLVLYELMRISFNSMRKSQKPRLDEQIEKTSISVKKVLRELGYYKGLGDDKVDFIVRKAVSRASANRKAAVRIENLFSHILSRIKSTEDV, from the coding sequence ATGGTAAGAATAATTCTTGTAGAGCCTGAGGGACCCGAGAATCTTGGCATGATAGCCAGAGCAATGGCTAATATGGGGCATAAAGAACTTTATGTGGTTTCTCCTGCCTGTGATATTCTTTCTTCTCCTTCTCTCAAGTATGCTTTGCATGCAAGAGGCATACTTGAGAATGCCATAATAGTTTCTGCTCTGGAAGATGCACTCCTAGATTGTGATATTTCTTTTGCTCTTACCCGTAGACAGGGACAGTATAGGCAGCCTGATGTATATCTTCCCGAACTGGGAAACATCCTGACGGGCCTAGAAGCTAGAAAGTTGGGCTTTATTTTTGGTAGAGAGCGTAACGGACTGCTTGCAGAAGAAGTCATGCTCTGTGATATGATTCTCACCATCCCCTCCAGTAGCGATTATCCCTCACTTAACCTTGCACAGGCTGTGATGCTTGTACTGTATGAGCTTATGAGAATAAGCTTTAACAGTATGAGAAAAAGTCAGAAGCCACGCCTTGATGAACAGATAGAAAAAACAAGTATCAGTGTAAAAAAGGTCTTACGTGAGCTTGGTTATTATAAGGGGCTTGGAGACGATAAAGTGGATTTCATTGTAAGAAAGGCAGTTTCAAGGGCATCTGCCAACAGAAAAGCTGCAGTAAGAATAGAAAATCTGTTTTCTCATATTCTTTCCCGTATAAAAAGTACAGAAGATGTTTAA